A single region of the Gephyromycinifex aptenodytis genome encodes:
- the gap gene encoding type I glyceraldehyde-3-phosphate dehydrogenase: MTVRVGINGFGRIGRNFFRAVVASGADVEIVAVNDLTDNKTLAHLLKYDSILGRFDGEVTFDEESITAGGKKFAAWSEREPAKLDWKGVGADIVVESTGFFTDATKAKAHLDGGAKKVIISAPAKNEDITIVMGVNDSQYDGSQNIISNASCTTNCLAPMAKALNDELTIVKGLMTTIHAYTQDQNLQDAPHKDLRRARAAALNIVPTTTGAAKAVALVLPELKGKLDGYALRVPVPTGSATDLTFEAGRETTVEEVNEIVKKAAEGPMKGRLVYTEDPIVSKDIETDPASCIFDAGLTKVIGNQVKVVGWYDNEWGYSNRLVDLCTLVGSKL, from the coding sequence GTGACTGTTCGCGTAGGCATTAATGGCTTTGGCCGCATTGGCCGCAACTTTTTCCGCGCCGTGGTGGCGTCTGGCGCTGACGTCGAGATCGTCGCCGTCAACGACCTGACCGACAACAAGACCCTCGCGCACCTGCTCAAGTACGACTCGATCCTCGGCCGCTTTGATGGCGAGGTGACCTTCGACGAGGAGTCGATCACCGCTGGCGGCAAGAAGTTCGCCGCTTGGTCCGAGCGCGAGCCCGCAAAGCTTGACTGGAAGGGTGTCGGCGCCGACATCGTCGTCGAGTCCACCGGTTTCTTCACCGACGCCACCAAGGCCAAGGCGCACCTGGACGGCGGGGCCAAGAAGGTCATCATCTCCGCCCCGGCCAAGAACGAGGACATCACCATCGTCATGGGCGTCAACGACTCCCAGTACGACGGCAGCCAGAACATCATCAGCAACGCCTCCTGCACGACCAACTGCCTGGCGCCGATGGCCAAGGCCCTGAACGACGAGCTGACCATCGTCAAGGGCCTCATGACGACCATCCACGCGTACACCCAGGACCAGAACCTGCAGGACGCCCCGCACAAGGACCTGCGTCGCGCCCGCGCTGCAGCCCTGAACATCGTGCCGACCACGACCGGCGCCGCCAAGGCTGTCGCGCTCGTGCTCCCCGAGCTCAAGGGCAAGCTCGACGGCTACGCACTTCGCGTTCCCGTGCCCACAGGTTCGGCCACCGACCTCACCTTCGAGGCCGGCCGCGAGACCACCGTCGAAGAGGTCAACGAGATCGTCAAGAAGGCCGCTGAGGGCCCCATGAAGGGCCGTCTGGTCTACACCGAGGACCCGATCGTGTCCAAGGACATCGAGACCGACCCGGCTTCCTGCATCTTCGACGCCGGCCTCACCAAGGTCATCGGCAACCAGGTCAAGGTCGTCGGCTGGTA
- the whiA gene encoding DNA-binding protein WhiA codes for MAMTARVKDELSRLNVTRPCCRKAEVSSMLRFAGGLHIVGGRIVVEAELDTAAAARRLRAHIQDMYGQPSDLMVLAAGGLRRTSRYVVRVTQDGEALARQTGLVDLRGRPVRGLPPRVVNGAVCDAEAAWRGAFLAHGSLTEPGRSCSMEVTCPGPEVALALVGAARRLELSAKAREVRGVDRVVIRDGDAIGAMLTRLGAHDAVLAWEERRVRREVRATANRLANFDDANLRRSARAAVAAGARVQRALEILGEDVPEHLRVAGELRLEHRQASLEELGALAEVPMTKDAVAGRIRRLLAMADKRAAELGIPGTEANLTEDMLDA; via the coding sequence ATGGCGATGACCGCAAGGGTGAAGGACGAGCTGAGCCGTCTGAATGTGACCAGGCCGTGCTGCCGCAAGGCCGAGGTGTCGTCGATGCTGCGCTTCGCCGGCGGCCTGCACATAGTGGGCGGACGCATCGTCGTGGAGGCCGAACTCGATACCGCAGCCGCCGCCCGCCGCCTGCGCGCCCACATCCAGGACATGTACGGCCAACCCTCCGACCTCATGGTGCTGGCCGCGGGCGGGTTGCGCCGCACCAGCCGTTATGTCGTGCGCGTCACCCAGGACGGCGAGGCACTGGCGCGCCAGACCGGCCTTGTGGATCTGCGGGGCCGACCTGTCCGAGGTCTGCCACCGCGCGTGGTCAACGGGGCTGTGTGCGATGCCGAGGCGGCATGGAGGGGTGCCTTCCTGGCCCACGGATCCCTCACCGAACCGGGTCGATCCTGCTCGATGGAAGTCACCTGCCCCGGCCCCGAGGTGGCACTGGCGCTGGTGGGCGCCGCCCGCCGGTTGGAGCTGTCGGCCAAGGCGCGCGAGGTTCGCGGCGTAGACCGCGTCGTCATCCGCGACGGGGACGCCATCGGCGCCATGCTCACTCGACTGGGCGCGCATGACGCGGTGCTGGCCTGGGAGGAGCGCCGCGTGCGTCGCGAGGTGCGCGCCACCGCCAACCGGCTGGCCAACTTCGACGACGCCAACCTGCGCCGATCGGCGCGGGCAGCAGTGGCAGCCGGGGCGCGGGTGCAGCGCGCGCTGGAGATCCTGGGTGAGGACGTCCCCGAGCACCTGCGGGTCGCCGGAGAGCTTCGTCTGGAGCACCGGCAGGCCAGTCTGGAGGAGCTCGGCGCACTTGCCGAGGTGCCGATGACCAAGGATGCCGTCGCCGGTCGGATTCGCCGTTTGTTGGCCATGGCGGACAAGCGCGCGGCCGAACTCGGCATCCCCGGGACGGAAGCAAACCTCACCGAAGACATGCTCGACGCCTGA
- a CDS encoding gluconeogenesis factor YvcK family protein: MSRPVVALGGGHGLAASLSSLRLLTENVTAIVTVADDGGSSGRLREQYDVLPPGDLRMALAALCDDSEWGHLWRDVLQHRFPGNGELGGHALGNLLILGLWDLLGDTVPGLEMVGRLLGARGRVLPMASVPLAITAEVKGLRPERPNEVEVVRGQVAVATTRGEVLSVRLDPAEPPACPDALSAISEAEWVVLGPGSWFTSVMPHLLVPELNLALQNTPGRRLLTLNLEMHTTETQGYSAERHLESLRAHAPDLHLDVVLADPQVVDDRKRLERSAARLGAEVVLAEVSQPDHPGRHDALRLAAAYRDIFG; the protein is encoded by the coding sequence ATCTCGCGCCCGGTCGTCGCGCTGGGGGGAGGCCACGGTCTGGCGGCTTCCCTGTCCTCGCTGCGGCTGCTCACCGAGAACGTGACGGCCATCGTCACCGTGGCCGACGACGGCGGATCCAGCGGTCGCCTGCGAGAGCAGTACGACGTGCTCCCGCCCGGGGATCTACGGATGGCGTTGGCGGCCCTGTGCGACGACTCCGAATGGGGACATCTGTGGCGAGACGTCCTGCAGCACCGCTTTCCCGGCAACGGCGAGCTCGGCGGGCACGCCTTGGGCAACCTGCTGATCCTGGGCCTGTGGGACCTGTTAGGAGACACCGTGCCCGGTCTGGAGATGGTCGGCCGCCTGCTCGGCGCCCGCGGCCGGGTGCTGCCGATGGCCTCGGTCCCGTTGGCGATCACCGCCGAGGTCAAAGGCCTGCGTCCGGAGCGGCCCAACGAGGTGGAAGTGGTGCGTGGCCAGGTCGCCGTCGCCACGACCCGCGGTGAAGTGCTCTCGGTGCGGCTAGACCCTGCCGAGCCGCCGGCCTGCCCAGACGCCTTGAGCGCCATCAGCGAGGCCGAATGGGTGGTCCTGGGCCCGGGATCCTGGTTCACCTCCGTCATGCCGCATCTTCTGGTGCCGGAGCTGAACCTGGCTTTGCAGAACACCCCGGGCAGGCGGCTGCTCACGCTCAACTTGGAGATGCACACCACCGAGACTCAGGGGTATTCGGCTGAGCGCCACCTGGAGTCCTTGCGGGCTCACGCGCCCGACCTGCATCTGGATGTGGTGCTCGCGGACCCGCAGGTCGTCGACGACCGGAAACGTCTGGAACGCTCGGCTGCCCGACTGGGGGCCGAGGTCGTGCTCGCCGAGGTTTCGCAGCCGGATCACCCGGGGCGTCATGATGCGCTGCGGCTGGCGGCCGCATACCGCGACATCTTCGGCTAG
- the rapZ gene encoding RNase adapter RapZ: MSEHSPENDEFVVLTGMSGAGRSTAVHAMEDLGWYVVDNLPPAMLVHLAELAREHGGVPRLAAVVDVRSRGFFAAFTQALADLHAAGHAPRVIFVDANDESLVRRFESVRRPHPLQGDGRLLDGIQQERAMLADLRSDADLLVDTSGLNVHQLTAKVRQMLGGGASTRLRIAIVSFGFKYGVPLDADIVFDMRFLPNPYWIPELRPFTGRDPQVAAYVLSKPEAQEFIERALDLMEPMLAGYLQEGRRYITIAVGCTGGKHRSVAVAEQLAKRLDTDAIATLLFHRDLGRE; encoded by the coding sequence ATGAGCGAGCACAGCCCCGAGAATGACGAGTTCGTCGTTCTCACGGGCATGAGCGGCGCAGGCCGCAGCACGGCCGTCCACGCGATGGAGGACCTCGGTTGGTACGTGGTGGACAACCTGCCGCCGGCCATGCTGGTCCACCTCGCCGAACTCGCCCGTGAACACGGCGGGGTGCCGCGGCTGGCCGCCGTGGTCGACGTGCGTAGTCGTGGTTTCTTCGCCGCCTTCACCCAGGCCTTGGCCGACCTACATGCTGCCGGGCACGCACCGCGGGTGATTTTCGTCGATGCCAACGACGAGTCGTTGGTGCGCCGGTTCGAGAGTGTACGCCGCCCGCACCCGTTGCAGGGCGATGGGCGCCTGCTCGACGGCATCCAGCAGGAGCGGGCCATGCTCGCCGACCTGCGTTCCGACGCCGACCTGCTGGTGGACACCTCCGGTCTGAACGTGCACCAGCTCACAGCCAAGGTGCGCCAGATGTTGGGCGGGGGAGCCTCTACCCGGTTGCGGATCGCCATCGTGTCCTTCGGCTTCAAGTACGGGGTGCCGCTGGACGCGGACATCGTCTTCGACATGCGGTTTCTGCCCAACCCGTATTGGATTCCCGAGTTGCGCCCCTTCACCGGGCGGGACCCGCAGGTAGCTGCTTACGTGTTGTCCAAGCCGGAGGCGCAAGAGTTCATCGAACGCGCCCTCGACCTGATGGAGCCGATGCTGGCCGGGTATCTGCAGGAAGGGCGGCGCTACATCACCATCGCCGTCGGCTGCACCGGCGGTAAACACCGGTCCGTGGCCGTTGCCGAGCAACTCGCCAAGCGCTTGGACACCGATGCCATCGCAACCTTGCTCTTCCACCGCGACTTGGGGCGCGAGTGA
- the uvrC gene encoding excinuclease ABC subunit UvrC produces MADPSTYRPRPGEIPTDPGVYRFLDQQGRVIYVGKAKSLRSRLSSYFQDVAHLHPRTRRMVFAASRVEWTVVSTEVEALQLEYSWIKEYDPRFNVKYRDDKSYPYLAVTMGEAFPRAMVLRGSKRAGTRYFGPYTHAWAIRETLDLLLRVFPIRTCSKGVFNRAQQSGRPCLLGYIDKCSAPCVGRVDESQHRAIAEEFCDFMAGQTGRFVARLERAMKAAASELDFERAARLRDDLGALQKALERSAVVLPDATDADVFALAGDELEAAVQVFHVRGGRIRGQRGWVLDRATASGEDDSALIEQLLIGVYGGESGEAVPREVLLPVLPPDLDTVSAWLSKRRGSAVDVRVPQRGDKKALAETVRRNAEQSLARHKVSRAGDLTARGQALSELQEALGLPEAPLRIECYDVSHVQGTNVVASMVVFEDGLPRKSDYRRFIIRGETGKVGAAATEASATASSAEGEIRVDDTAAMHEVLTRRFRRHLADAEQPSPEAGSGEVEVPLGIDPRTGRPQRFAYPPQLVVVDGGLPQVNAASAALQAVGVQDVAVVGLAKRLEEVWVPGEDFPVILPRSSEGLFLLQRLRDEAHRFAITFHRQRRSKAMTLSVLDEVPGLGPARRAALLKQFGSVKKMRAASVEELIAVPGIGPALAQTVHDRLAAEQAPIAVDPATGEVRE; encoded by the coding sequence GTGGCTGATCCCTCGACGTACCGACCTCGCCCAGGGGAGATCCCGACCGATCCGGGTGTCTACCGTTTCCTGGATCAGCAGGGGCGGGTCATCTATGTGGGCAAGGCCAAGTCGCTTCGGTCCCGGCTCTCTTCCTACTTCCAAGACGTAGCCCACCTGCACCCACGCACCCGCCGGATGGTCTTTGCCGCCTCCCGGGTGGAGTGGACGGTGGTGAGCACCGAGGTTGAGGCCCTGCAACTGGAGTACTCCTGGATCAAGGAGTACGACCCGCGTTTCAACGTCAAATATCGCGACGACAAGTCCTACCCCTATCTGGCCGTGACCATGGGGGAAGCCTTTCCCCGCGCCATGGTCCTGCGCGGCAGTAAACGAGCCGGAACGCGCTATTTCGGGCCGTACACCCACGCCTGGGCGATCCGAGAGACGCTCGATCTGTTGCTGCGGGTCTTCCCGATACGCACCTGCAGTAAGGGCGTGTTCAACCGCGCTCAGCAATCGGGGCGGCCGTGCTTGTTGGGCTACATCGACAAGTGTTCTGCGCCGTGTGTGGGTCGGGTGGATGAGTCCCAACATCGTGCGATCGCCGAGGAGTTCTGCGATTTCATGGCGGGTCAAACGGGCCGATTCGTGGCCCGGTTGGAGCGGGCGATGAAGGCCGCTGCGAGTGAATTGGACTTCGAACGGGCCGCTCGGCTGCGAGACGACCTGGGGGCCCTGCAGAAGGCGCTGGAACGCAGCGCAGTGGTGCTCCCGGATGCCACCGACGCCGACGTGTTCGCGCTGGCCGGTGACGAACTGGAGGCGGCCGTCCAGGTCTTCCACGTCCGTGGCGGGCGGATCCGCGGGCAACGAGGCTGGGTGCTGGATCGCGCCACGGCCTCCGGGGAAGACGACTCCGCCTTGATCGAGCAACTCCTCATCGGCGTGTACGGCGGTGAATCAGGCGAAGCGGTGCCCCGCGAGGTACTGCTGCCGGTACTCCCACCCGACCTGGACACCGTCTCGGCGTGGTTGAGCAAGCGACGCGGCTCGGCCGTCGATGTGCGGGTACCCCAGCGCGGAGACAAGAAAGCGCTCGCCGAGACTGTGCGTCGCAACGCCGAACAGTCCCTGGCCCGGCACAAGGTGAGCCGAGCAGGCGATCTGACAGCCCGCGGACAGGCACTCTCGGAGCTGCAGGAGGCACTGGGCCTGCCGGAGGCGCCGCTTCGGATCGAGTGTTACGACGTCTCGCATGTGCAGGGCACCAACGTCGTCGCCTCGATGGTGGTGTTCGAGGACGGGCTGCCGCGCAAGTCCGACTACCGCCGGTTCATCATCCGCGGTGAGACGGGCAAGGTCGGCGCCGCAGCAACGGAGGCGAGCGCCACCGCGAGCTCGGCCGAGGGTGAGATTCGAGTGGACGACACCGCCGCCATGCACGAGGTGCTCACCAGGCGCTTCCGGCGACACCTCGCCGACGCCGAACAGCCCTCGCCGGAGGCCGGCTCCGGTGAGGTGGAGGTTCCACTCGGCATCGACCCGCGCACCGGGCGTCCGCAGCGCTTCGCCTATCCGCCCCAGCTTGTCGTCGTCGATGGCGGGCTTCCGCAGGTGAACGCCGCCAGCGCCGCCCTGCAGGCGGTGGGGGTGCAGGACGTCGCCGTCGTCGGGCTCGCAAAGCGGTTGGAGGAGGTGTGGGTGCCCGGTGAGGACTTCCCGGTCATCCTGCCGCGCAGCAGCGAAGGTTTGTTCCTACTGCAACGGCTGCGAGACGAGGCGCACCGCTTCGCCATCACCTTCCACCGCCAGCGACGCAGTAAGGCAATGACGCTCAGCGTTTTGGACGAGGTCCCAGGCTTGGGCCCGGCCCGCCGAGCCGCTCTCCTCAAACAATTCGGCTCGGTGAAGAAGATGCGGGCCGCATCGGTCGAAGAGTTGATTGCGGTCCCGGGAATCGGCCCCGCACTCGCCCAGACTGTGCACGACCGTCTCGCCGCAGAACAGGCTCCGATCGCGGTCGACCCCGCAACAGGGGAGGTTCGGGAGTGA
- a CDS encoding Rieske (2Fe-2S) protein → MGDVSPVVNRRVLLKAAGVVATLTVVAGCSSRGESSPATEVDIEQIRAAADAAVAAGEVPVGGAAFLEDVKAVVTQPTAGDYKVFSDVCHHANGRVSRVDPDTGDLVCVLHGSVFDPATGAVKAGPSPRGLDSLAPTATPSPA, encoded by the coding sequence ATGGGCGATGTCTCTCCAGTGGTCAACCGTCGAGTGCTGCTCAAGGCGGCCGGGGTCGTGGCCACGCTGACCGTCGTCGCCGGTTGCTCTTCGCGCGGAGAAAGCAGCCCCGCCACAGAGGTCGATATCGAACAGATCCGGGCCGCTGCGGATGCTGCGGTGGCTGCGGGCGAGGTCCCGGTCGGCGGCGCCGCCTTCCTCGAGGACGTCAAGGCGGTCGTGACCCAGCCGACAGCCGGTGACTACAAGGTCTTCTCTGATGTGTGCCACCACGCGAACGGTCGCGTCAGTCGCGTCGACCCCGACACCGGGGACCTGGTCTGCGTCCTGCACGGCAGTGTCTTCGATCCGGCTACCGGCGCGGTCAAGGCCGGGCCCTCCCCGCGTGGCCTCGATTCCCTTGCACCCACAGCCACTCCGTCCCCAGCCTGA
- a CDS encoding Rieske (2Fe-2S) protein → MEQNKAPSRRMVLKVAGAAVTVTFLAGCGGQGNDSAAAPIDTAEVRAAVEKAVSAGTVPVGGAQFLSDAGVVVTQPTKGDYRVFSDVCPHQNGRVSIVDKGTGRLVCALHGSQFNPATGAAEVGPASTGLTPVEVPVSGSTG, encoded by the coding sequence ATGGAGCAGAACAAGGCACCCAGTCGCCGAATGGTCCTCAAGGTGGCAGGCGCCGCCGTGACCGTGACCTTCCTGGCCGGTTGCGGGGGGCAAGGAAACGACAGCGCTGCTGCGCCGATTGACACCGCAGAAGTGCGCGCCGCGGTCGAGAAGGCGGTCAGCGCCGGAACGGTCCCCGTCGGAGGCGCACAGTTCCTCAGCGACGCAGGCGTGGTCGTCACTCAACCGACGAAGGGCGATTACCGGGTCTTCTCCGACGTGTGCCCGCACCAGAACGGCCGAGTATCTATCGTCGACAAAGGAACTGGGCGCCTGGTGTGTGCCCTGCACGGCAGCCAGTTCAACCCGGCCACGGGCGCAGCCGAGGTGGGTCCAGCCTCAACCGGACTGACCCCGGTGGAGGTACCGGTGAGCGGAAGCACCGGCTGA
- the uvrA gene encoding excinuclease ABC subunit UvrA has translation MCRVASPTGTDLSRLRDRLIVRGAREHNLKDVSIDIPRDSLVVFTGLSGSGKSSLAFDTIFAEGQRRYVESLSAYARQFLGQMDPPDVDFIEGLSPAVSIDQKSTSRNPRSTVGTITEVYDYLRLLYARAGRPHCPTCGEPITRQSPQQIVDRLLELPERTRFQVLAPLVRGRKGEYVDLFAELQSKGFARARVDGEVISLAQPPTLEKQKKHTIEVVVDRLVAKGGDASAKQRLTDSVETALGLAGGVVLIDFVDIAEDPTPEQLAEDPRALPSERRFSEKMACPNEHPLNVDEIEPRSFSFNSPFGACPVCTGIGTELEVDSELVIPDEDLSIREGAIAPWSQSTGVADYFLRVLTALAEDLTFTLDQPWHSLPQRAKTAILEGHKHKVHVKYRNRWGRDRQYSTGFEGVIPYVRRRHAETDSDSSRERYEGYMREIPCPACKGARLKPESLAVLLGGRNIAQVCALSIGECARFLKEVELTSREAAIAERVVKEIEMRLGFLLDVGLEYLSMDRPAGTLSGGEAQRIRLATQIGSGLVGVLYVLDEPSIGLHQRDNHRLIGTLTRLRDLGNTLIVVEHDEDTIHSADWIVDIGPGAGEHGGAVVHSGSLEGLLKNKDSLTGAYLAGRASIPVPQQRRGVDPQRQLKVFGARQNNLDGVDVSFPLGTLVAVTGVSGSGKSTLVNDILYNVLANKLNGARRVPGRHKTVTGLEHLDKVIHVDQSPIGRTPRSNAATYTGVFDHVRRLFAETTEAKIRGYQPGRFSFNVKGGRCDACSGDGTLKIEMNFLPDVYVPCEVCHGARYNRETLEVRFKGKTIAEVLDMPIEEAADFFAAVPAIARHMRTLNDVGLGYVRLGQPATTLSGGEAQRVKLATELQKRSSGRSVYVLDEPTTGLHFEDIRKLLAVLQGLVDKGNTVIVIEHNLDVIKNADWVIDMGPEGGSGGGRVVSIGTPEDIAADPASHTGRYLGPVLQRADHVPQVGAPAAAVLDPRAARAAKAGKKAAAPPKRSRKAAAAAKRS, from the coding sequence ATGTGCCGCGTGGCATCACCGACCGGCACCGACCTCTCCCGACTCCGCGACCGACTCATCGTTCGAGGCGCCCGCGAGCACAATCTCAAAGACGTCTCGATCGACATCCCGCGTGATTCGCTCGTCGTGTTCACCGGCCTGTCCGGATCGGGTAAATCCTCCCTGGCCTTCGACACGATCTTCGCGGAGGGGCAACGTCGTTACGTCGAGTCGCTCTCGGCCTACGCCCGCCAGTTCCTCGGGCAGATGGACCCACCGGATGTCGACTTCATCGAGGGGTTGTCGCCTGCGGTCTCCATCGACCAGAAGTCCACCAGCCGCAACCCGCGCTCAACGGTGGGGACGATCACCGAGGTCTACGACTATCTGCGGCTGCTCTACGCTCGCGCCGGCAGACCGCACTGCCCCACCTGCGGGGAACCGATCACTCGGCAGAGCCCCCAACAGATCGTGGATCGACTGCTGGAATTGCCGGAGAGAACCCGCTTTCAGGTGTTGGCACCGTTGGTGCGAGGGCGCAAGGGAGAGTACGTCGACCTCTTCGCCGAACTCCAGAGCAAGGGCTTCGCCCGAGCGCGGGTGGATGGCGAAGTCATCTCGCTCGCGCAGCCCCCCACGCTGGAGAAGCAGAAGAAACACACCATCGAAGTGGTCGTCGACCGGTTGGTCGCCAAGGGCGGGGACGCATCGGCCAAACAGCGGTTGACCGACTCGGTCGAGACCGCCTTGGGGCTGGCTGGGGGAGTCGTGCTCATCGACTTCGTCGATATCGCTGAGGACCCGACCCCGGAACAGTTGGCCGAAGACCCGCGCGCACTACCCTCCGAGCGGCGCTTCTCGGAGAAGATGGCCTGTCCCAATGAGCACCCGCTGAACGTCGATGAGATCGAGCCGCGATCGTTCTCGTTCAACAGCCCCTTCGGCGCCTGCCCGGTCTGTACCGGTATCGGCACCGAGCTGGAGGTGGACTCCGAACTGGTCATTCCCGATGAGGACCTCTCAATTCGCGAAGGCGCCATCGCCCCGTGGTCGCAGTCCACCGGCGTGGCTGACTACTTTCTGCGGGTACTGACCGCGCTCGCCGAAGACCTCACCTTCACCTTGGACCAGCCCTGGCACTCCCTGCCGCAACGGGCCAAGACCGCCATCCTCGAAGGTCACAAGCACAAGGTGCACGTCAAGTACCGCAACCGGTGGGGGCGGGATCGTCAGTACTCCACCGGCTTCGAAGGAGTCATCCCTTACGTGCGTCGCCGGCACGCCGAGACTGACTCGGACTCCTCGCGCGAGCGGTACGAGGGATACATGCGCGAGATCCCCTGCCCGGCGTGCAAGGGTGCACGGCTGAAACCCGAATCGTTGGCGGTGCTGCTGGGCGGGCGCAACATCGCGCAGGTGTGTGCCCTGTCCATCGGGGAATGCGCGCGCTTCCTCAAGGAGGTGGAGCTGACCTCCCGTGAAGCGGCGATCGCCGAGCGGGTCGTCAAAGAGATCGAGATGCGTCTGGGTTTCCTGCTCGACGTCGGCCTGGAGTACCTCTCGATGGATCGCCCGGCGGGCACCCTCTCCGGCGGTGAGGCCCAACGCATCCGGCTGGCCACCCAGATCGGTTCCGGCCTGGTCGGCGTCCTGTATGTGCTGGACGAGCCGTCCATCGGTCTCCACCAGCGCGACAACCATCGGCTCATCGGAACCCTGACGCGGCTGCGGGACCTGGGAAACACCCTCATCGTGGTTGAGCACGACGAAGACACCATCCACTCGGCCGATTGGATCGTCGACATCGGCCCTGGCGCGGGCGAACACGGCGGTGCCGTGGTGCATTCGGGCTCGCTGGAGGGGTTACTGAAGAACAAGGACTCCCTGACCGGCGCCTATCTGGCGGGACGGGCGAGCATTCCTGTCCCGCAGCAGCGCAGGGGAGTCGACCCGCAGCGGCAGCTGAAAGTCTTCGGGGCCCGCCAGAACAACCTGGACGGAGTCGATGTCAGCTTCCCCCTGGGCACCCTGGTCGCCGTGACCGGCGTGTCAGGTTCAGGCAAATCCACCCTGGTCAACGACATCCTGTACAACGTGCTGGCGAACAAACTCAACGGGGCACGCCGGGTCCCCGGACGGCACAAGACCGTCACCGGGCTGGAGCACCTCGACAAGGTCATCCACGTCGACCAAAGCCCGATCGGGCGTACGCCGCGCTCCAACGCGGCCACCTACACCGGCGTCTTCGACCACGTCCGTCGCCTGTTCGCCGAGACGACCGAGGCGAAGATACGCGGCTACCAGCCGGGTCGGTTCTCCTTCAACGTCAAGGGCGGCAGGTGCGACGCCTGTTCCGGCGACGGGACCTTGAAGATCGAGATGAACTTCCTGCCGGACGTGTACGTCCCCTGCGAGGTCTGCCACGGCGCGCGCTATAACCGCGAGACCTTAGAGGTGCGTTTCAAGGGCAAGACCATCGCTGAGGTTCTGGACATGCCCATCGAGGAGGCGGCCGACTTCTTCGCGGCGGTCCCGGCGATCGCACGCCACATGCGCACCCTGAACGACGTGGGCTTGGGCTATGTGCGCCTTGGGCAGCCCGCCACCACCCTCTCCGGCGGGGAGGCCCAACGGGTCAAGCTCGCCACAGAGTTGCAGAAACGCAGCAGCGGCCGGTCGGTGTACGTCCTGGACGAGCCCACGACCGGACTGCACTTCGAGGACATCCGCAAGCTGCTCGCGGTCCTGCAAGGGCTGGTCGACAAGGGCAACACCGTCATCGTCATCGAGCACAACCTTGACGTGATCAAGAACGCCGACTGGGTCATCGACATGGGCCCGGAGGGTGGCAGTGGCGGCGGCCGCGTGGTGAGCATCGGAACCCCGGAGGATATTGCGGCCGACCCTGCCAGTCACACCGGCCGCTACCTCGGGCCGGTGCTGCAGCGGGCCGACCATGTGCCGCAGGTAGGTGCACCGGCCGCGGCCGTGCTCGATCCGCGCGCGGCGCGGGCCGCTAAGGCCGGTAAGAAGGCGGCCGCGCCCCCGAAGCGGTCCCGCAAGGCCGCAGCGGCAGCGAAACGTTCCTGA
- a CDS encoding MBL fold metallo-hydrolase translates to MTYTGHVTSAGPSQVRQLDGLTIRKASVGSMDNNAYLLTCTATGDQLLIDAADDLPRLQQLIAEGTGELSAILTTHRHADHTRALTGLAQATGATTLAGEYDADYLPMAPDRRLRHGEQITLGEQQLHITHLRGHTPGAIAVTWTAPNGQAHLFSGDSLFPGGPGKTSTPEDFAQLMDDLETRLFDVLDDATWVYPGHGDDTTLGAERPHLPQWRERGW, encoded by the coding sequence ATGACCTATACCGGGCACGTCACCTCCGCTGGGCCCAGCCAGGTTCGTCAACTCGACGGCCTGACGATCCGTAAGGCAAGCGTGGGGTCGATGGACAACAACGCCTATCTGCTCACCTGCACCGCCACCGGCGATCAATTGCTCATCGACGCCGCAGACGACCTGCCCCGCCTGCAGCAACTCATCGCAGAGGGCACTGGGGAATTGAGCGCAATCCTCACCACCCACCGGCACGCTGATCACACTCGGGCGTTGACCGGCCTGGCCCAGGCAACCGGTGCCACCACTCTGGCCGGCGAATACGACGCTGATTATCTACCGATGGCCCCCGATCGTCGACTCCGCCACGGGGAGCAGATCACCCTGGGTGAACAGCAATTGCATATCACCCATCTGCGCGGGCACACCCCGGGCGCCATCGCGGTGACATGGACCGCGCCTAACGGACAGGCGCACCTGTTCAGCGGCGACAGTCTGTTCCCCGGGGGTCCCGGCAAGACCTCCACCCCTGAAGACTTCGCCCAACTCATGGACGATCTAGAGACCCGCCTCTTCGATGTCCTGGACGACGCCACCTGGGTCTATCCCGGCCACGGGGACGACACCACCCTGGGCGCTGAACGTCCGCACCTCCCGCAGTGGCGCGAACGCGGTTGGTAG